The Chanos chanos chromosome 6, fChaCha1.1, whole genome shotgun sequence genome includes a region encoding these proteins:
- the LOC115814325 gene encoding LOW QUALITY PROTEIN: protein phosphatase 1H (The sequence of the model RefSeq protein was modified relative to this genomic sequence to represent the inferred CDS: inserted 4 bases in 4 codons; deleted 2 bases in 2 codons; substituted 1 base at 1 genomic stop codon) produces the protein MISKVXNACPHLSGGMMPHGHHHHQHGSGNAQNCGLDGLPPRFPYSRPEFLDLTPELLQYSTEHASRPVLTLKRDCRLPWRTGYAEVINAGKSMLNEDQASCELLYVKKTSGKQRGSVLMEDSGDASGIPLHYWGVFDGHAGSGASLMASKLLHFLIRDQLCDVAHXLENPMSPPPICLTKNGSPYQVEVKKGACLDPEDSDGLSDAXMRFHMEKMVSLESLVMGIIENAFXTDDDLIEREKTSYSISGGCCALTAVHLXGKLYVANAGDSRAIIVRNSEVIPMSNEFTPESERQRLQYLGFLKPELLGNEFTHIEFPDEYSTRELGKKMLFRDHTMTGWAYKTIVEDDLKFPLIYGEGKKARVMATIGVTRGLGDHDLKVYNSNIHIKPFLSCCPEVKVYDVSEHKHGPDDVLIMGTDGLWDVTTDREVAEAVTTFLATCAPDDPMRYTLAAQHLLMRSRGVLKERGWRLPNDRLGSGDDITVFVIPLVGAEIET, from the exons ATGATAAGCAAAG AAAATGCATGTCCACACTTGTCGGGCGGAATGATGCCGCATggtcaccatcaccatcaacatgGCTCAGGCAACGCGCAAAATTGTGGATTGGACGGACTACCTCCCCGGTTCCCTTATAGCCGACCTGAGTTCTTGGATCTCACTCCTGAGCTACTGCAGTACTCGACAGAACATGCATCGAGACCGGTGCTTACGTTGAAACGGGATTGCAGGTTGCCGTGGCGGACGGGATACGCAGA ggttatAAATGCAGGGAAGAGTATGCTGAATGAGGACCAGGCTTCCTGTGAGTTGCTCTATGTGAAGAAGACCAGTGGGAAGCAGCGTGGGTCTGTGTTGATGGAGGACAGTGGG GATGCCTCAGGGATCCCGTTGCATTACTGGGGCGTGTTCGACGGACATGCTGGGTCAGGGGCCTCCCTCATGGCCTCCAAACTCCTGCATTTCCTCATCAGGGACCAGCTGTGTGACGTTGCCC CTCTGGAGAACCCCATGTCTCCTCCGCCCATCTGCCTGACCAAGAACGGCAGTCCATACCAGGTGGAGGTGAAAAAGGGTGCGTGTCTGGACCCCGAGGACTCCGACGGCCTGAGTGACG GGATGCGTTTCCACATGGAGAAGATGGTCAGCCTGGAGAGT TTGGTGATGGGAATCATCGAGAACgctttttaaacagat GATGACCTgattgagagggagaaaacatcaTACAGTATCTCTGGAGGATGCTGTGCCTTGACTGCAGTGCATT ATGGGAAACTTTATGTGGCTAATGCAGGAGACAGCAG AGCCATCATCGTCCGCAACAGTGAGGTCATTCCCATGTCCAATGAGTTCAccccagagagtgagagacagaggctaCAGTATCTG ggCTTCCTGAAGCCAGAGCTGCTGGGAAATGAATTCACTCACATTGAGTTCCCCGACGAATACAGCACAAGGGAACTGGGCAAGAAAATGCTCTTCAGAGACCACACCATGACTGGCtg GGCCTACAAAACAATAGTAGAGGACGATCTCAAGTTCCCCCTCATATATGGAGAAGGTAAAAAG GCCCGGGTTATGGCCACTATAGGGGTAACGAGAGGTCTGGGAGATCATGACCTGAAAGTGTATAATTCAAACATTCACATCAAACCTTTTCTCTCCTGCTGCCCTGAG GTGAAGGTGTATGATGTCTCAGAGCACAAACATGGGCCAGATGATGTATTGATCATGGGCACAGATGGATTGTGGGATGTGACCACAGACAGGGAGGTGGCTGAG GCGGTAACGACCTTTCTCGCTACCTGTGCACCAGACGACCCTATGAG GTACACACTAGCAGCTCAGCACCTCCTGATGAGGTCACGGGGCGTACTGAAAGAGCGTGGCTGGCGGCTGCCGAACGACAGGCTGGGGTCGGGCgatgacatcactgtgtttgtCATCCCATTGGTTGGGGCTGAGATAGAGACATGA